A region from the Chrysoperla carnea chromosome 4, inChrCarn1.1, whole genome shotgun sequence genome encodes:
- the LOC123297514 gene encoding transmembrane protein 131, which translates to MTHRAFLFYFTFLLTIFEQICMTHMSFQDNGSIQGTKEVHLFSEDAHKEFSISGSNVIQNLDSRNSKIFLKFEPDILDFKQRILGVPYHEKVTVINVDSNKTIVMSSISGNTVHFHSSFFEDKVIPPKGNTTFNVVFLGRQEGAIESILLIHTSEGSVQYKVKGISAANPYRLRPLVDIRLPLNASFSPLIYMHNPHSTAIQITEVYSSGGEFHLELPTGELEGPKQMWEIPPYQTRPVIRVRFNARTEANHTAYIRIKLNKSEEVLIVPLEVEVGSFPGLHASQGGVEFGVGGSLDPPKKVKLLLHNTWKKSIRIHSIVTKPNNNVISIDFQPIKIPPLGKTPTLAGYLTINWKSAYDLKQFFGQIIVKSKQIPYDMIIPYWATMYPGGLVYNSSVAQYLSDKRSLDLTPRNFPVTNFFNLPVAIINVTLPLEAKSYFLIQNFQPIVIQPNKTANLFSLKCIRNNVAEFHFESNIIIYTNISTIKVPLLSYNGKLKKIIPFVDPNETVLDLGLVGNENMKESYLIFANRNPVDVNLKKWSTDLKNSEFSLVGCNSGNITEAIMNYSFENLYSCKSIKPNEYAVFLLSLKAPSMDGQVLGELSLETTFERISIPVTIRTAPGKLSIEPERIIFDECFPNTICKQVLRIHSTFSKGMNFLRLNSLPFDSRFSYELPNKTVEDSLHISPRISRIVAHLYFDPSLTCAPYCYTGFTLNSTVGTQWLKTFTLLHSTLEFDLKLLNTMYGRYLNITSKGLSRWQNLTLRLDTTEVKDFIFNTRVKITWPRLLSNSSSENKSFLMFPTTQIGNVSTQTLTFHNPSSFPIVLHLVMEAVYPGGRKLYEQLPNGFKRIYPNTSGVSSTTFYFDMEQLQETSNFAQIHNVSKHTDSVLLVLDADKTVDVTIHFNATSPALKSTLLYIRNNLTVIEVVRLVGQGAYPVLKFGNRKPGSLTPLMFELSDKHLKDCEKERLRKNPSPNLTVKRSFTARNVGDVSIYIKGFYINGYPCEGFGFKILNCEPFNLPPNETKKVDIAFTPDFTLAKIQRTLVLDTSLSIQVNYTLITTVPPYFLAPCSTVLGRPSWENLLYYISISFMFFLLLCVLTGAFLESDRIIQTTVTILTRDSFVMQQPLDLRLIGTTKHDIKTKTDLDPEPKCVHHSPNNNDEIKLSKNNSNSNLIMIDSSPVVKNRKSVVNISSFNLSSNNKNTKRKVTKKISNEPPPPPPQSSEVQNKELNNKKQVSTTLNNLPEKVVITNIIRNKTNTSPVNNRKIKIEEPIVKKEQKSHTKKQLTKKKSIDVHCSEEDTSSTTTEYSNNEEGDKENLTKNDKNRKFITKKLKVNDYRDSYEGDDEDNEKKVVSTTHHHQWKLRSSESKSLNKTNFEPTIQTNDIKQEPLQHKRGNRNNNRDKKEKTVPKKRTIDKHHINGKLNTILPSDTSKYVNTLRPTSTIPPTNCWGENRARFSDVVAGGDTSTNTLKEIKNITDSLNNTQSNSLFSYDHIRTTDVDNTLHNTQLGPIGSKKSHVNIWESVPNTSSNVQIATGSNLKTSPSTLVDTTSTGIQQNNESFFANNYLESSRQSLDGSSCLGANTSTNNNNALNYTNDIWDTRTSAAMMTMLHNSARSMLGDYTSHHANYQNNWTGNNSLWGDSTFLPPPVGEERQQLFQQQQHHMGGIGIGGSSLWNASPWTPTATIAPDTPTRTPPGFPARPPQREDEVDRELTFDPFRSLSNIWSPRAPPSS; encoded by the exons CATATCGTTTGCGGCCATTAGTAGATATTCGGCTTCCATTAAACGCATCTTTTTCACCATTAATTTATATGCATAATCCTCATTCGACTGCAATACAg atAACAGAAGTGTACAGTAGCGGAGGTGAATTTCATCTAGAATTACCTACAGGTGAACTGGAAGGACCTAAACAAATGTGGGAAATTCCACCTTATCAAACTCGACCTGTAATTAGAGTTAGATTTAATGCAAGAACTGAAGCTAATCATACTGCTTATATCag aataaaacttaataaaagtgAAGAAGTATTAATTGTACCATTAGAAGTAGAAGTTGGATCATTTCCTGGTTTACATGCCTCACAAGGTGGTGTTGAGTTTGGTGTTGGTGGATCTTTAGATCCACCTAAAAAAGTCAAATTGTTATTACATAATACATGGAAAAAATCAATTCGTATTCATAGTATTGTGACAAAACCAAATAATAATGTGATCAGTATCGACTTCCAACCAATTAAAATACCACCTCTTGGAAAAACTCCAACACTTGCAGGTTACCTAACTATAAATT GGAAATCAGCTTAtgatttaaaacagtttttcggTCAAATTATTGTGAAAAGTAAACAAATCCCATACGATATGATTATCCCATATTGGGCTACTATGTATCCTGGTGGACTTGTTTATAATTCATCGGTCGCTCAATATTTATCTGATAAACGATCGTTAGATTTAACTCCAAGAAATTTTCcggttacaaatttttttaatttacctgtGGCTATTATAAACGTTACTTTACCGTTGGAagcaaaatcatattttttg atacaaaattttcaaccaattgTCATCCAACCAAATAAAACagcaaatttatttagtttgaaatGTATTCGAAATAATGTCGcagaatttcattttgaatctaatattataatttatactaatatttctacaattaaagtTCCACTCTTGAGTtataatggaaaattaaaaaag atAATTCCATTCGTTGACCCAAATGAAACAGTTTTAGATTTAGGTTTAGTGggtaatgaaaatatgaaagaatCCTATTTAATATTTGCAAATAGAAATCCAGTGGatgtgaatttaaaaaagtggAGCACGGATctaaaaaattcagaattttctttAGTGGGCTGTAATTCGGGAAATATTACTGAAGCTATCATGAattattcttttgaaaatttatattcatgt aaatccaTAAAACCAAATGAGTATGCAGTGTTTCTATTATCATTAAAGGCGCCAAGCATGGATGGTCAAGTATTAGGTGAATTAAGTTTGGAGACAACATTTGAAAGAATTTCAATTCCTGTAACAATTCGTACGGCACCTGGTAAATTAAGTATTGAACCAGAACgaattatttttgatgaatGTTTTCCT aaTACAATATGCAAACAAGTTTTGCGTATTCATTCAACATTTTCAAAGGGAATGAATTTTCTACGATTAAATAGTTTGCCGTTTGATTCTCGTTTTTCATATGAATTACCAAATAAAACTGTTGAAGATTCTTTACATATTTCACCGAGAATATCACGAATTGTTGCACATTTGTACTTTGATCCATCATTAACTTGTGCTCCATACTGTTATACAGGATTCACATTGAATTCTACAG tGGGCACACAATGGTTAAAAACTTTTACGTTATTACATTCCACATTGGaatttgacttaaaattattaaacacaaTGTATGGACGATATTTAAACATCACATCGAAAGGTTTATCACGATGGCAAAATTTAACATTACGTTTAGATACAACAGAAGTgaaagattttatatttaatacacgTGTGAAAATTACTTGGCCAAGATTGTTAAGTAACTCTTCATCTGAAAATAAGAGTTTTCTTATGTTTCCAACAACACAAATTGGAAATGTTTCTACACAAACATTAACATTCCACAACCCATCATCATTTCCTATAGTTTTACATTTAGTCATGGAAGCGGTCTATCCAGGTGGACGAAAATTGTACGAACAATTGCCAAATGg atttaaaagaatatatcCAAATACATCTGGAGTTTCATCAACAACGTTTTACTTTGATATGGAACAATTACAAGAAACTTCAAATTTTGCTCAAATACATAACGTATCAAAACACACAGACAGTGTACTACTTGTATTGGATGCTGACAAAACAGTTGACGTCACAATACATTTTAACGCAACTAGTCCTGCATTAAAATCAACTTTACTGTATATCCGAAATAATTTAACTGTCATAGAAGTAGTACGCCTTGTAGGTCAAGGTGCTTATCCTGTATTAAAATTTGGCAATCGTAAACCAGGCTCATTAACACCATTAATGTTTGAATTATCggataaacatttaaaagattGTGAAAAAgaacgtttacgaaaaaatccaTCACCGAATTTAACTGTAAAACGTTCATTTACCGCACGAAATGTGGGTGATGTTTCCATATATATTAAAggattttatataaatggcTATCCATGTGAAGGATttggatttaaaatattaaattgtgaaCCATTTAATTTACCACCGAACGAAACTAAAAAAGTGGATATTGCTTTTACACCGGATTTTACATTAGCTAAAATACAACGCACATTAGTACTTGATACTAGTCTAAGTATACAAGTCAATTATACATTAATTACAACAGTACCACCGTATTTTTTAGCACCTTGTTCGACAGTATTAGGACGACCTTCAtgggaaaatttattatattatatatcgattagttttatgttttttttattactttgtgtttTGACTGGTGCATTTTTAGAATCAGATCGTATAATACAAACAACGGTTACAATCTTAACTCGAGATTCGTTTGTTATGCAACAACCATTAGATTTACGTTTAATTGGTACAACAAAACatgacataaaaacaaaaacggaTCTTGATCCGGAACCAAAATGTGTACATCATTCTCCgaataataatgatgaaatcaaattaagtaaaaataatagtaattctaatttaattatgattgatTCGTCGCCGGTTGTGAAAAATCGTAAATCCGTTGTTAATATATCGTcatttaatttatcatcaaacaataaaaatactaaaagaaaagtaacgaaaaaaattagtaatgaaCCACCTCCTCCACCACCTCAATCATCTGAAGtacaaaataaagaattaaacaaTAAGAAACAAGTGAGTACAACGCTGAATAATTTACCTGAAAAAGTtgttataacaaatataattcgAAATAAAACTAATACATCGCCTGTGAAtaatcgtaaaataaaaattgaagaacCTATAGTTAAGAAAGAACAAAAATCGCACACTAAAAAACAACTTACGAAGAAGAAATCAATTGATGTACATTGTTCAGAAGAAGATACGTCATCGACGACAACAgaatattcaaataatgaaGAAGGTGATAAAgagaatttaacaaaaaatgacaaaaatcgtaaatttataactaaaaaattaaaagtgaatGATTATCGAGATAGTTATGAAGGTGACGATGAAGATAATGAGAAAAAAGTGGTTTCAACAACTCATCATCATCAATGGAAACTTCGTTCATCTGAAagtaaatcattaaataaaacaaattttgaaccaaCAATTCAAACAAATGATATCAAACAAGAACCGTTACAACATAAACGTGGAAATCGTAATAATAATCgtgacaaaaaagaaaaaaccgtACCGAAGAAACGTACTATTGATAAGCATCATATTAATggtaaattaaatacaattttaccaTCGGATAcatcaaaatatgtaaatactTTACGACCGACATCAACGATACCACCAACAAATTGTTGGGGTGAAAATAGAGCACGATTTAGTGATGTAGTCGCTGGTGGTGATACAAGTACAAATAcgttaaaagaaataaaaaatattacagatTCATTAAACAACACACAATCGAATTCATTATTTAGTTATGATCATATTCGAACAACAGATGTTGATAACACATTACACAATACACAATTGGGTCCAATTGGTTCAAAGAAATCACATGTAAATATTTGGGAATCTGTTCCAAATACTAGTAGTAATGTACAAATAGCAACtggttcaaatttaaaaacatcgcCGTCAACTCTTGTGGATACAACATCTACTGgtatacaacaaaataatgaGAGTTTCTTTGCCAATAATTATTTAGAATCGTCTAGACAATCGTTGGATGGTAGTTCATGTTTGGGTGCTAATACaagtacaaataataataatgcattaaattatacaaatgataTTTGGGATACACGCACATCTGCCGCAATGATGACTATGCTTCATAATTCGGCAAGAAGTATGTTAGGTGATTATACTTCACATCATGCTAATTATCAGa ATAATTGGACTGGAAATAATAGTCTTTGGGGAGACAGCACGTTTTTACCACCTCCAGTTGGTGAAGAACGGCAACAATTGTTCCAACAGCAGCAACATCATATGGGAGGTATTGGAATAGGCGGTAGTTCATTGTGGAATGCGTCACCTTGGACACCCACTGCAACAATTGCACCTGATACACCTACAAGAACTCCTCCAGGATTCCCAGCCCGTCCACCACAGCGTGAAGATGAAGttgat cGTGAATTAACATTTGATCCTTTTCGTTCATTGAGTAATATTTGGAGTCCCCGAGCACCACCTtcgtcttaa